In Salvelinus alpinus chromosome 20, SLU_Salpinus.1, whole genome shotgun sequence, a genomic segment contains:
- the LOC139546910 gene encoding TRAF family member-associated NF-kappa-B activator-like isoform X3, protein MERNIGDQLNKAFEAYRQASIERDSAKRELQNTNEYYQRHTQKLQKQIEDQQQLISKLKDQLIAATKQPSGEVKGEAVPRKQEDETLSPSNHLFDNPSSSFRKIHYLKGNMETAMIVSPSPHTAPVNSSFEKKYVFEAFQALQGKFQQIQTLTRKQKDHLKKFYKGNYMANVQQFSMPIQCTDVTAEQAERSFPSASALRPGVILQHPPTSLASRGASQEDRDLVDSLTRLSVKFPPSTDSEYEFLNSAPEKHFDLSMPRQRAAVSSIPAVIEESSMELAIPFLYPTSPSQPTSPSTSLSHESVRGPLQPLWSPELCDAVAAAAQAVRATPQQQINNSPDICAYCNAEVPQDHMKSHLYTHCQRESEASN, encoded by the exons ATGGAGAGGAATATTGGAGACCAGCTCAACAAGGCATTTGAAGCTTACCGCCAGGCCTCTATCGAGCGAGACAGCGCCAAAAGGGAACTACAGAACACG AATGAATATTATCAACGGCACACTCAGAAACTTCAGAAACAGATAGAAGACCAGCAGCAGTTGATTTCAAAACTAAAAGATCAGTTGATAGCAGCAACTAAGCAACCTTCAG GAGAGGTGAAAGGTGAGGCTGTTCCTAGAAAACAGGAAGACGAAACCCTGTCTCCTTCCAACCATCTCTTTGACAACCCAAGCAGCTCCTTCCGGAAGATTCATTACTTG aAGGGGAACATGGAAACGGCAATGATTGTGTCACCTTCACCACACACAGCACCTGTAAACAGCAGTTTTGAGAA AAAATATGTTTTTGAGGCATTTCAAGCTCTTCAGGGGAAATTCCAGCAGATACAGACATTAACCCGGAAACAAAAAGATCACCTGAAAAAATTCTACAAAGGAAATTACATGGCAAATG TGCAGCAGTTCTCCATGCCAATTCAGTGTACAGACGTGACCGCGGAGCAGGCGGAGAGGTCCTTCCCCTCAGCCTCAGCCTTAAGGCCAGGGGTCATCCTCCAGCACCCGCCCACATCCCTGGCATCCCGCGGTGCCAGCCAAGAGGACAGGGATCTAGTGGACTCCCTCACCAGACTCAGCGTCAAGTTCCCCCCCTCCACAGACAGTGAATACGAGTTCTTGAACAGCGCTCCAGAGAAACACTTTGACCTGTCTATGCCAAGGCAACGGGCAGCAGTCAGCAGTATCCCTGCCGTGATAGAGGAATCGTCTATGGAGCTGGCCATCCCATTCCTGTATCCTACATCTCCCTCTcaacccacctccccctccacctcacTCTCACACGAGAGTGTGCGTGGGCCCCTGCAG CCTCTGTGGAGCCCTGAGCTTTGTGATGCAGTAGCAGCGGCAGCGCAGGCCGTGAGAGCGACGCCACAACAACAGATCAACAACAGCCCTGATATCTGTGCCTACTGCAACGCGGAAGTTCCCCAAGACCACATGAAGAGCCACCTTTATACTCATTGCCAGAGGGAGAGTGAAGCCAGCAATTGA
- the LOC139546910 gene encoding TRAF family member-associated NF-kappa-B activator-like isoform X4 codes for MERNIGDQLNKAFEAYRQASIERDSAKRELQNTNEYYQRHTQKLQKQIEDQQQLISKLKDQLIAATKQPSEVKGEAVPRKQEDETLSPSNHLFDNPSSSFRKIHYLKGNMETAMIVSPSPHTAPVNSSFEKKYVFEAFQALQGKFQQIQTLTRKQKDHLKKFYKGNYMANVQQFSMPIQCTDVTAEQAERSFPSASALRPGVILQHPPTSLASRGASQEDRDLVDSLTRLSVKFPPSTDSEYEFLNSAPEKHFDLSMPRQRAAVSSIPAVIEESSMELAIPFLYPTSPSQPTSPSTSLSHESVRGPLQPLWSPELCDAVAAAAQAVRATPQQQINNSPDICAYCNAEVPQDHMKSHLYTHCQRESEASN; via the exons ATGGAGAGGAATATTGGAGACCAGCTCAACAAGGCATTTGAAGCTTACCGCCAGGCCTCTATCGAGCGAGACAGCGCCAAAAGGGAACTACAGAACACG AATGAATATTATCAACGGCACACTCAGAAACTTCAGAAACAGATAGAAGACCAGCAGCAGTTGATTTCAAAACTAAAAGATCAGTTGATAGCAGCAACTAAGCAACCTTCAG AGGTGAAAGGTGAGGCTGTTCCTAGAAAACAGGAAGACGAAACCCTGTCTCCTTCCAACCATCTCTTTGACAACCCAAGCAGCTCCTTCCGGAAGATTCATTACTTG aAGGGGAACATGGAAACGGCAATGATTGTGTCACCTTCACCACACACAGCACCTGTAAACAGCAGTTTTGAGAA AAAATATGTTTTTGAGGCATTTCAAGCTCTTCAGGGGAAATTCCAGCAGATACAGACATTAACCCGGAAACAAAAAGATCACCTGAAAAAATTCTACAAAGGAAATTACATGGCAAATG TGCAGCAGTTCTCCATGCCAATTCAGTGTACAGACGTGACCGCGGAGCAGGCGGAGAGGTCCTTCCCCTCAGCCTCAGCCTTAAGGCCAGGGGTCATCCTCCAGCACCCGCCCACATCCCTGGCATCCCGCGGTGCCAGCCAAGAGGACAGGGATCTAGTGGACTCCCTCACCAGACTCAGCGTCAAGTTCCCCCCCTCCACAGACAGTGAATACGAGTTCTTGAACAGCGCTCCAGAGAAACACTTTGACCTGTCTATGCCAAGGCAACGGGCAGCAGTCAGCAGTATCCCTGCCGTGATAGAGGAATCGTCTATGGAGCTGGCCATCCCATTCCTGTATCCTACATCTCCCTCTcaacccacctccccctccacctcacTCTCACACGAGAGTGTGCGTGGGCCCCTGCAG CCTCTGTGGAGCCCTGAGCTTTGTGATGCAGTAGCAGCGGCAGCGCAGGCCGTGAGAGCGACGCCACAACAACAGATCAACAACAGCCCTGATATCTGTGCCTACTGCAACGCGGAAGTTCCCCAAGACCACATGAAGAGCCACCTTTATACTCATTGCCAGAGGGAGAGTGAAGCCAGCAATTGA
- the LOC139546910 gene encoding TRAF family member-associated NF-kappa-B activator-like isoform X5 produces MLGDPGSPVCLGGLHWQEKVEDPWFRAHDCCVSNDCGAHGMERNIGDQLNKAFEAYRQASIERDSAKRELQNTKGNMETAMIVSPSPHTAPVNSSFEKKYVFEAFQALQGKFQQIQTLTRKQKDHLKKFYKGNYMANVQQFSMPIQCTDVTAEQAERSFPSASALRPGVILQHPPTSLASRGASQEDRDLVDSLTRLSVKFPPSTDSEYEFLNSAPEKHFDLSMPRQRAAVSSIPAVIEESSMELAIPFLYPTSPSQPTSPSTSLSHESVRGPLQPLWSPELCDAVAAAAQAVRATPQQQINNSPDICAYCNAEVPQDHMKSHLYTHCQRESEASN; encoded by the exons ATGTTGGGGGACCCTGGGTCGCCGGTTTGCCTGGGAGGGCTACATTggcaagaaaaggttgaagacccctgGTTTAG GGCCCATGACTGCTGTGTCAGTAATGATTGTGGAGCACACGGCATGGAGAGGAATATTGGAGACCAGCTCAACAAGGCATTTGAAGCTTACCGCCAGGCCTCTATCGAGCGAGACAGCGCCAAAAGGGAACTACAGAACACG aAGGGGAACATGGAAACGGCAATGATTGTGTCACCTTCACCACACACAGCACCTGTAAACAGCAGTTTTGAGAA AAAATATGTTTTTGAGGCATTTCAAGCTCTTCAGGGGAAATTCCAGCAGATACAGACATTAACCCGGAAACAAAAAGATCACCTGAAAAAATTCTACAAAGGAAATTACATGGCAAATG TGCAGCAGTTCTCCATGCCAATTCAGTGTACAGACGTGACCGCGGAGCAGGCGGAGAGGTCCTTCCCCTCAGCCTCAGCCTTAAGGCCAGGGGTCATCCTCCAGCACCCGCCCACATCCCTGGCATCCCGCGGTGCCAGCCAAGAGGACAGGGATCTAGTGGACTCCCTCACCAGACTCAGCGTCAAGTTCCCCCCCTCCACAGACAGTGAATACGAGTTCTTGAACAGCGCTCCAGAGAAACACTTTGACCTGTCTATGCCAAGGCAACGGGCAGCAGTCAGCAGTATCCCTGCCGTGATAGAGGAATCGTCTATGGAGCTGGCCATCCCATTCCTGTATCCTACATCTCCCTCTcaacccacctccccctccacctcacTCTCACACGAGAGTGTGCGTGGGCCCCTGCAG CCTCTGTGGAGCCCTGAGCTTTGTGATGCAGTAGCAGCGGCAGCGCAGGCCGTGAGAGCGACGCCACAACAACAGATCAACAACAGCCCTGATATCTGTGCCTACTGCAACGCGGAAGTTCCCCAAGACCACATGAAGAGCCACCTTTATACTCATTGCCAGAGGGAGAGTGAAGCCAGCAATTGA
- the LOC139546910 gene encoding TRAF family member-associated NF-kappa-B activator-like isoform X2 codes for MLGDPGSPVCLGGLHWQEKVEDPWFRAHDCCVSNDCGAHGMERNIGDQLNKAFEAYRQASIERDSAKRELQNTNEYYQRHTQKLQKQIEDQQQLISKLKDQLIAATKQPSEVKGEAVPRKQEDETLSPSNHLFDNPSSSFRKIHYLKGNMETAMIVSPSPHTAPVNSSFEKKYVFEAFQALQGKFQQIQTLTRKQKDHLKKFYKGNYMANVQQFSMPIQCTDVTAEQAERSFPSASALRPGVILQHPPTSLASRGASQEDRDLVDSLTRLSVKFPPSTDSEYEFLNSAPEKHFDLSMPRQRAAVSSIPAVIEESSMELAIPFLYPTSPSQPTSPSTSLSHESVRGPLQPLWSPELCDAVAAAAQAVRATPQQQINNSPDICAYCNAEVPQDHMKSHLYTHCQRESEASN; via the exons ATGTTGGGGGACCCTGGGTCGCCGGTTTGCCTGGGAGGGCTACATTggcaagaaaaggttgaagacccctgGTTTAG GGCCCATGACTGCTGTGTCAGTAATGATTGTGGAGCACACGGCATGGAGAGGAATATTGGAGACCAGCTCAACAAGGCATTTGAAGCTTACCGCCAGGCCTCTATCGAGCGAGACAGCGCCAAAAGGGAACTACAGAACACG AATGAATATTATCAACGGCACACTCAGAAACTTCAGAAACAGATAGAAGACCAGCAGCAGTTGATTTCAAAACTAAAAGATCAGTTGATAGCAGCAACTAAGCAACCTTCAG AGGTGAAAGGTGAGGCTGTTCCTAGAAAACAGGAAGACGAAACCCTGTCTCCTTCCAACCATCTCTTTGACAACCCAAGCAGCTCCTTCCGGAAGATTCATTACTTG aAGGGGAACATGGAAACGGCAATGATTGTGTCACCTTCACCACACACAGCACCTGTAAACAGCAGTTTTGAGAA AAAATATGTTTTTGAGGCATTTCAAGCTCTTCAGGGGAAATTCCAGCAGATACAGACATTAACCCGGAAACAAAAAGATCACCTGAAAAAATTCTACAAAGGAAATTACATGGCAAATG TGCAGCAGTTCTCCATGCCAATTCAGTGTACAGACGTGACCGCGGAGCAGGCGGAGAGGTCCTTCCCCTCAGCCTCAGCCTTAAGGCCAGGGGTCATCCTCCAGCACCCGCCCACATCCCTGGCATCCCGCGGTGCCAGCCAAGAGGACAGGGATCTAGTGGACTCCCTCACCAGACTCAGCGTCAAGTTCCCCCCCTCCACAGACAGTGAATACGAGTTCTTGAACAGCGCTCCAGAGAAACACTTTGACCTGTCTATGCCAAGGCAACGGGCAGCAGTCAGCAGTATCCCTGCCGTGATAGAGGAATCGTCTATGGAGCTGGCCATCCCATTCCTGTATCCTACATCTCCCTCTcaacccacctccccctccacctcacTCTCACACGAGAGTGTGCGTGGGCCCCTGCAG CCTCTGTGGAGCCCTGAGCTTTGTGATGCAGTAGCAGCGGCAGCGCAGGCCGTGAGAGCGACGCCACAACAACAGATCAACAACAGCCCTGATATCTGTGCCTACTGCAACGCGGAAGTTCCCCAAGACCACATGAAGAGCCACCTTTATACTCATTGCCAGAGGGAGAGTGAAGCCAGCAATTGA
- the LOC139546910 gene encoding TRAF family member-associated NF-kappa-B activator-like isoform X1: protein MLGDPGSPVCLGGLHWQEKVEDPWFRAHDCCVSNDCGAHGMERNIGDQLNKAFEAYRQASIERDSAKRELQNTNEYYQRHTQKLQKQIEDQQQLISKLKDQLIAATKQPSGEVKGEAVPRKQEDETLSPSNHLFDNPSSSFRKIHYLKGNMETAMIVSPSPHTAPVNSSFEKKYVFEAFQALQGKFQQIQTLTRKQKDHLKKFYKGNYMANVQQFSMPIQCTDVTAEQAERSFPSASALRPGVILQHPPTSLASRGASQEDRDLVDSLTRLSVKFPPSTDSEYEFLNSAPEKHFDLSMPRQRAAVSSIPAVIEESSMELAIPFLYPTSPSQPTSPSTSLSHESVRGPLQPLWSPELCDAVAAAAQAVRATPQQQINNSPDICAYCNAEVPQDHMKSHLYTHCQRESEASN from the exons ATGTTGGGGGACCCTGGGTCGCCGGTTTGCCTGGGAGGGCTACATTggcaagaaaaggttgaagacccctgGTTTAG GGCCCATGACTGCTGTGTCAGTAATGATTGTGGAGCACACGGCATGGAGAGGAATATTGGAGACCAGCTCAACAAGGCATTTGAAGCTTACCGCCAGGCCTCTATCGAGCGAGACAGCGCCAAAAGGGAACTACAGAACACG AATGAATATTATCAACGGCACACTCAGAAACTTCAGAAACAGATAGAAGACCAGCAGCAGTTGATTTCAAAACTAAAAGATCAGTTGATAGCAGCAACTAAGCAACCTTCAG GAGAGGTGAAAGGTGAGGCTGTTCCTAGAAAACAGGAAGACGAAACCCTGTCTCCTTCCAACCATCTCTTTGACAACCCAAGCAGCTCCTTCCGGAAGATTCATTACTTG aAGGGGAACATGGAAACGGCAATGATTGTGTCACCTTCACCACACACAGCACCTGTAAACAGCAGTTTTGAGAA AAAATATGTTTTTGAGGCATTTCAAGCTCTTCAGGGGAAATTCCAGCAGATACAGACATTAACCCGGAAACAAAAAGATCACCTGAAAAAATTCTACAAAGGAAATTACATGGCAAATG TGCAGCAGTTCTCCATGCCAATTCAGTGTACAGACGTGACCGCGGAGCAGGCGGAGAGGTCCTTCCCCTCAGCCTCAGCCTTAAGGCCAGGGGTCATCCTCCAGCACCCGCCCACATCCCTGGCATCCCGCGGTGCCAGCCAAGAGGACAGGGATCTAGTGGACTCCCTCACCAGACTCAGCGTCAAGTTCCCCCCCTCCACAGACAGTGAATACGAGTTCTTGAACAGCGCTCCAGAGAAACACTTTGACCTGTCTATGCCAAGGCAACGGGCAGCAGTCAGCAGTATCCCTGCCGTGATAGAGGAATCGTCTATGGAGCTGGCCATCCCATTCCTGTATCCTACATCTCCCTCTcaacccacctccccctccacctcacTCTCACACGAGAGTGTGCGTGGGCCCCTGCAG CCTCTGTGGAGCCCTGAGCTTTGTGATGCAGTAGCAGCGGCAGCGCAGGCCGTGAGAGCGACGCCACAACAACAGATCAACAACAGCCCTGATATCTGTGCCTACTGCAACGCGGAAGTTCCCCAAGACCACATGAAGAGCCACCTTTATACTCATTGCCAGAGGGAGAGTGAAGCCAGCAATTGA